One window of Microbacterium sp. 1S1 genomic DNA carries:
- a CDS encoding alcohol dehydrogenase catalytic domain-containing protein produces the protein MKAVVFRDPASPIEFVDVDLAPPRAGEVRVRIAAAGVCHSDLHVKRGEWDAAAPLVMGHEGSGVVTELGEGVTTLAVGDHVVLSWVPPCGECRYCRAGHEARCQKVATVVAPLGVLFDGTSRLSRHGEQLHHYLGVSSFAEEVVVPASGAVKVRDDAPLDVIAVVGCAVATGVGAVLNTAAVEPGSTVAVIGCGGVGLNVVQGARLAGAERIVAIDVRPEKTQMALQFGATDRIDASQGDAVAQLRELIPDGVDYAFDAIGRTSTTEQSIQMLGLGGAAVIVGLPPTGARASFEPLVLAEADQRILGSNYGSVRPSIDVPALVDRYMDGQLKIDPLISGRRPLSEAAAALDDLDGGSALRTLLIP, from the coding sequence ATGAAAGCTGTTGTCTTCCGCGACCCCGCGTCGCCCATCGAGTTCGTCGACGTCGACCTCGCACCGCCCCGCGCCGGCGAGGTGCGTGTCCGTATCGCCGCCGCAGGCGTCTGCCACTCGGACCTGCACGTCAAGCGCGGCGAGTGGGATGCTGCCGCTCCCCTGGTCATGGGCCACGAGGGCTCCGGCGTCGTCACCGAGCTGGGTGAAGGCGTCACGACGCTGGCCGTCGGAGACCACGTCGTGCTGAGCTGGGTGCCGCCCTGCGGCGAGTGTCGTTACTGCCGCGCCGGTCACGAGGCCCGGTGCCAGAAGGTGGCGACCGTCGTCGCTCCCCTCGGCGTGCTGTTCGACGGTACGTCCCGGCTGAGCCGCCACGGCGAGCAGCTTCACCACTACCTCGGCGTCTCCTCGTTCGCGGAGGAGGTCGTCGTTCCCGCGTCCGGCGCGGTGAAGGTCCGCGACGACGCGCCACTGGACGTCATCGCGGTCGTCGGCTGCGCGGTCGCGACCGGCGTCGGCGCCGTCCTGAACACTGCGGCCGTCGAGCCGGGATCGACCGTCGCCGTCATCGGCTGCGGCGGTGTCGGCCTCAATGTCGTCCAGGGAGCGCGGCTCGCCGGCGCCGAGCGTATCGTCGCGATCGACGTGCGTCCGGAGAAGACCCAGATGGCCCTGCAGTTCGGGGCGACGGACCGCATCGACGCCTCCCAGGGTGACGCCGTGGCGCAGCTGCGAGAGCTCATCCCGGACGGCGTCGACTACGCGTTCGACGCGATCGGTCGGACGAGCACGACCGAGCAATCCATCCAGATGCTCGGACTCGGCGGCGCCGCCGTCATCGTGGGGCTGCCGCCCACGGGGGCACGGGCCTCATTCGAACCGCTCGTCCTCGCGGAGGCCGACCAGCGCATCCTCGGGTCGAACTACGGTTCGGTGCGGCCGTCGATCGACGTGCCCGCCCTCGTGGATCGGTACATGGACGGACAGCTCAAGATCGACCCTCTGATCTCGGGACGCCGCCCGCTGTCCGAGGCGGCCGCCGCGCTGGACGACCTCGACGGCGGATCCGCCCTCCGCACCCTCCTCATCCCCTGA
- a CDS encoding PucR family transcriptional regulator, translated as MARDVASVARYLRAELLPGAVPGGRPVNAVVALEDFGPPVDQLHATLVTTDEIALLDASADRLAALQDAVVVTSADSESLRDLLRDAGITAVTGVSLAPLLLVPTLTSLLAVDQAAEARAITSAMRVLTLAARRSGISGVIAELAHRIDGWAVLLDRHGEVITTAGAGSLHIDDAIAVAVGRPVRVRHRALQVHPVGPGQDISAQLVTAPRNDSSGRGRELSSQAAALLDLLMRTRDSSQLERLGRSMMFETVRQGGDEATRLLRRWGVHERVLVGFALASRTSGVDVEHLLGLWLDELGAEHVFSSQRGLVQGVVREAHADDIAHRARSFASTLYLGLGRPAGTDALARSIDEARHACEAARTGGERVIRYEAIPTVSFVLGALDPEQSDRLASLLDPLRAAARPSELLDTLRVFLANNGAWSESAARLRIHRQTLTARVRRIEDLTGLSLSDPDDRVAAWLALRAADG; from the coding sequence GTGGCTCGTGACGTCGCCTCCGTGGCCAGATACCTTCGCGCCGAGCTCCTGCCCGGCGCGGTCCCCGGCGGGCGACCGGTGAACGCCGTCGTGGCGCTGGAGGACTTCGGTCCGCCGGTGGACCAGCTCCACGCGACACTCGTCACGACGGACGAGATAGCGCTCCTCGATGCCAGCGCCGACCGGCTCGCCGCGCTCCAGGACGCGGTCGTGGTGACGAGCGCCGACAGCGAGAGCCTTCGCGACCTCCTGCGGGACGCGGGGATCACGGCGGTGACCGGGGTGTCTCTGGCCCCACTGCTGCTGGTGCCCACACTGACCTCGCTCCTCGCCGTCGATCAGGCGGCGGAGGCCCGCGCGATCACGTCCGCGATGCGGGTGCTCACCCTCGCGGCGCGGCGCAGCGGCATCAGCGGCGTCATCGCCGAGCTGGCCCACCGCATCGACGGCTGGGCCGTGCTTCTCGACCGGCACGGCGAGGTCATCACGACAGCGGGCGCCGGGAGCCTGCACATCGATGATGCGATCGCCGTCGCCGTCGGCAGGCCGGTGCGCGTGCGTCATCGCGCGCTGCAGGTCCACCCCGTCGGACCGGGGCAGGACATCAGCGCGCAGCTCGTGACCGCTCCGCGCAACGACAGCTCCGGCCGCGGGCGCGAGCTCAGCTCGCAGGCGGCCGCGCTGCTCGACCTCCTGATGCGGACGCGCGACAGCAGCCAGCTGGAGCGTCTCGGGCGCTCGATGATGTTCGAGACGGTGCGGCAGGGTGGGGACGAGGCGACCCGTCTGCTCCGCCGCTGGGGCGTGCATGAGCGGGTGCTGGTGGGCTTCGCCCTCGCCTCACGGACCAGCGGGGTCGACGTCGAGCACCTGCTGGGGCTGTGGCTCGACGAACTCGGGGCCGAGCACGTCTTCAGCTCGCAGCGAGGTCTCGTACAGGGTGTCGTGCGCGAGGCGCATGCCGACGACATCGCGCATCGCGCCAGGTCCTTCGCGTCCACCCTCTATCTCGGGCTCGGCCGACCGGCGGGAACCGACGCCCTCGCGCGCAGCATCGACGAGGCGCGGCACGCTTGCGAGGCTGCGCGTACCGGCGGCGAACGCGTCATCCGGTACGAGGCCATCCCGACCGTGTCCTTCGTCCTCGGGGCACTGGACCCGGAACAGAGCGATCGCCTCGCGAGTCTGCTCGACCCGCTGCGCGCGGCGGCCCGACCGTCCGAGCTGCTCGACACCCTCCGCGTGTTCCTTGCGAACAACGGGGCGTGGAGCGAGAGTGCCGCGCGACTGCGCATCCATCGGCAGACGCTCACGGCCCGTGTCCGACGGATCGAGGACCTGACCGGTCTCTCCCTCTCCGATCCGGACGACCGGGTCGCGGCCTGGCTCGCGTTACGGGCCGCCGACGGCTGA
- a CDS encoding APC family permease, giving the protein MSDTVVAPPGAPKDAGLRTGVMSGPELAAQAIANIAPSAVIAFTAAAIFLGAGNGTIYAFALATIVILCVGYCVVVFARKHASAGSLYTYVSKGLGPFGAFLAGVTLLIGCFGIAAASLSGSVSYMAQFLSMLGLPAQGLGWDIGLAIVLGGLATLFTIRGIRLSARVSLVLELLSVGIILVLLVAALAWAGPAAWDPAQVLATGSSFQGIASGMVLGILGFVGFSSADALGREAKEPYKAIPRAIMWSALGVGVLYVFAAYTQIAVLGDDLATAASPLESMSALIGMPGWFAAVLTFGVSASFFAVVVAPLNVIGRILYVMGKEGVVAERFGRTHEQHLTPHRVLILAGAAAIAVDIVLLLAGAATGDILVWVNTWGTYGYMVAYALVAIACVVYTQRAQMRNGLVKACATVAVVTMAYVFFANVWPVPAFPYNVIPYVFLVTVAVALTRYAYLARRRPEVIARIGNTETSAMEGVG; this is encoded by the coding sequence ATGTCAGACACCGTCGTCGCCCCGCCTGGCGCCCCGAAGGACGCCGGTCTCCGCACCGGCGTGATGAGCGGTCCGGAGCTCGCCGCCCAGGCCATCGCGAACATCGCCCCCAGCGCCGTCATCGCCTTCACGGCGGCGGCGATCTTCCTCGGCGCCGGGAACGGCACCATCTACGCCTTCGCCCTCGCCACGATCGTCATCCTGTGCGTCGGCTACTGCGTGGTGGTGTTCGCCCGCAAGCACGCCTCCGCCGGCTCGCTCTACACCTACGTGTCGAAGGGCCTCGGCCCGTTCGGCGCCTTCCTCGCCGGGGTCACCCTGCTGATCGGCTGCTTCGGCATCGCCGCAGCCTCCCTGAGCGGCTCGGTCAGCTACATGGCGCAGTTCCTGAGCATGCTCGGCCTGCCGGCGCAGGGCCTCGGCTGGGACATCGGCCTCGCGATCGTACTCGGGGGCCTCGCCACCCTGTTCACGATCCGCGGCATCCGGCTCTCCGCCCGGGTCTCGCTCGTCCTCGAGCTCCTGTCGGTCGGCATCATTCTCGTACTGCTCGTCGCAGCGCTCGCGTGGGCCGGGCCCGCCGCGTGGGACCCCGCGCAGGTCCTCGCGACGGGATCCTCGTTCCAGGGCATCGCGTCCGGCATGGTGCTCGGCATCCTCGGCTTCGTGGGCTTCTCGTCGGCAGACGCCCTCGGCCGCGAGGCGAAGGAGCCGTACAAGGCGATCCCCCGCGCGATCATGTGGAGTGCTCTCGGCGTGGGCGTCCTCTATGTGTTCGCCGCCTATACGCAGATCGCGGTTCTCGGCGACGACCTCGCCACCGCCGCGAGCCCGCTGGAGAGCATGTCCGCCCTGATCGGCATGCCGGGCTGGTTCGCGGCCGTCCTCACCTTCGGCGTCTCGGCGTCGTTCTTCGCGGTCGTCGTCGCCCCGCTCAACGTGATCGGGCGCATCCTCTACGTGATGGGCAAGGAGGGCGTCGTCGCAGAACGCTTCGGCCGCACGCACGAGCAGCACCTCACACCGCACCGGGTCCTCATCCTCGCCGGGGCCGCGGCGATCGCGGTCGACATCGTGCTGCTGCTCGCAGGAGCCGCGACGGGAGACATCCTCGTCTGGGTCAACACCTGGGGTACGTACGGCTACATGGTCGCCTACGCCCTCGTCGCCATCGCCTGCGTGGTCTACACGCAGCGAGCGCAGATGCGGAACGGTCTCGTGAAGGCGTGCGCCACGGTCGCGGTCGTCACGATGGCGTACGTGTTCTTCGCGAACGTCTGGCCCGTCCCGGCCTTCCCGTACAACGTCATCCCGTACGTGTTCCTCGTCACCGTCGCGGTCGCGCTGACGCGGTACG